One window of Gloeothece citriformis PCC 7424 genomic DNA carries:
- a CDS encoding formylglycine-generating enzyme family protein, whose protein sequence is MKIVSFFLLLILLISGWVNPIQPMVAVSDNLCPKNMVLISGGTFRIGDDRSNFLEEKAAENVTVDNFCIDRYEVTNANFAEFVKSTDYITVAERPLSKKQFPDLPDEQRSPGSLVFQPPEEVTQVPYLSWWHWVVGANWRHPYGPDSSIEGKNNYPVVHIAYEDAVAYAQWVGKSLPTEAQWEYAARGGLKNKIFSWGDEYSAQKANTWQGIFPFFNTKEDGYLGTSPVGSFPPNHYGIYDITGNVWEWTSDWFRLGHDSQANKVNPTGPSKEESFDPKKPGEGALHVVKGGSYLCAWNYCSRYRPAARESQAPDTGTTHIGFRLVKNLG, encoded by the coding sequence ATGAAGATTGTTTCCTTTTTTTTGCTATTGATACTTTTAATCAGTGGGTGGGTTAACCCAATACAGCCTATGGTGGCTGTTTCAGATAACCTTTGTCCAAAAAATATGGTATTGATTTCTGGAGGGACTTTCCGCATTGGGGACGATCGCAGTAATTTTTTAGAAGAAAAGGCGGCGGAAAATGTCACTGTAGATAATTTTTGTATCGATCGCTATGAAGTCACCAATGCAAATTTTGCTGAATTTGTCAAGTCCACCGATTATATCACCGTTGCGGAAAGACCGTTGTCTAAAAAACAGTTTCCCGACTTACCCGATGAACAGCGATCGCCGGGTTCTCTGGTTTTTCAACCGCCAGAAGAAGTTACTCAAGTTCCTTATTTAAGCTGGTGGCATTGGGTTGTTGGGGCGAATTGGCGGCATCCCTACGGGCCTGATAGTTCTATTGAGGGTAAAAATAATTATCCGGTTGTGCATATTGCTTACGAGGATGCAGTAGCTTATGCTCAGTGGGTGGGTAAATCTCTTCCAACAGAGGCTCAATGGGAATATGCGGCTAGAGGTGGGCTAAAAAATAAAATTTTTAGTTGGGGGGATGAATATTCTGCTCAAAAAGCGAATACTTGGCAAGGAATTTTCCCTTTTTTTAATACTAAGGAAGATGGTTATCTTGGGACATCCCCAGTAGGTTCTTTTCCTCCTAATCATTATGGGATTTATGACATCACTGGGAATGTTTGGGAATGGACTTCTGATTGGTTTAGATTAGGACATGATAGTCAAGCTAATAAAGTTAATCCTACTGGGCCAAGTAAAGAGGAAAGTTTTGATCCTAAAAAGCCTGGAGAGGGAGCTTTGCACGTTGTCAAAGGAGGGTCTTATCTATGCGCCTGGAATTATTGTAGCCGTTATCGTCCGGCTGCCAGAGAGTCTCAAGCACCTGATACGGGAACGACTCATATCGGGTTTCGGTTGGTAAAAAATTTAGGGTAA
- the yidD gene encoding membrane protein insertion efficiency factor YidD, translated as MTTISLENFVRDCAISSINGYQKHISAKKGFSCPHRLLHGGLSCSDYVKNLFIAQDLSQVVKLSHLRFKDCALASKSLRSGSSGGCIVVPCCIPI; from the coding sequence ATGACTACTATTAGCCTAGAAAATTTCGTTCGTGATTGTGCTATTTCCTCAATTAATGGTTATCAAAAGCATATTTCTGCCAAAAAAGGTTTTAGTTGTCCCCACCGACTGCTGCATGGCGGTTTATCTTGCTCGGATTATGTTAAAAACCTCTTTATTGCTCAGGATTTATCCCAAGTGGTGAAATTGTCCCATTTACGGTTTAAAGACTGTGCTTTAGCCAGTAAATCCTTGCGAAGTGGCAGTAGTGGAGGATGTATTGTTGTTCCTTGCTGTATTCCTATTTAA